From the genome of Aquila chrysaetos chrysaetos chromosome 8, bAquChr1.4, whole genome shotgun sequence:
ACTCTCAGAATGCCTCTAGTGGATTTTGGAGCATAGGAAAAAATGGTAACAATTACTGTCTTGGATGTGCACTGTCTGACATTTGAGTACAGCCCTTGGCCCGCAGGCATGGAAAGTGAGACAGAGCTAGAGCGGTGACACCAAGCCTCTTGACAGGACTCTTGTACTCACAAAACAGTTTTTGCCATTCTGATGCTATTTCATACAGGTACCTCTTTGTTTTGCACTGTAGATGACCTTTCCAGGCCTCTGGATATAGGAAATGCTGTTCACCTCAGACACCTGGGAATTGTAACAAGATCGCATTCATATTTCTGTCCCTTGTGCAAACCTGAGAGATTCACAGGGAAAATTTTCCTCAGCATATCATCTTCTCTTCTAGCTTGTGACTGCAGCTGTGGAAACCAACAGGGTACTTTTGGACCTGGATAACACAAGGATGACTGCAGAAGACTTCAGGATAAAGTAAATATATATTCCTCTTTTCCAGGCACTGACTTCCTTTCTCCTACTTTCCTCAACTTACTTTCATAAATTCATTCCATAAACAAGTATCAATCCACAGAGACTAGGGTTCCTCCTGGTTCCATGGCAGcacaactgaaataatttgtaagacttcaaaattcttcattatttctgtaatgatCTTCAATGGGAATACGCCCTATGGCTGTGGATTCAAACcttaaaaaagctttatttttaaggaaagaaaaattattattatctcTCACTGAAATTCAGATGAAATAGATAGATGAAACCTGCACAAAGTCTACAGTAAGAagagacaatgaaaaaaaacacagaatacatttaaatattaaactttAAGTACTGGCTGCTGATTTCATAATTCTGCTCATTGAGAGAGGCTATGTGCTACAAAGTATAGACGTAAAACCAGACACTGAGATACTGGAATACATGAACTTTTTCATAAATTAAGTCAGTAGGAGAAGGACTGAGAATCTAAGACCAGGGCTGACCTTTCTGCACTGTCCTTGCCACAGGTATGAGACAGAGTATGGTCTCCGGCAGAATGTGGAGGCTGACATTAATAGCTTGCGACCCTTGTTGGATAATCTGACTCTGAGCAGGTCTGACCTGGAAATGCAATTTGAGTCTCTAAAGGAGGAGATGATTGACCTCAAGAAGAACCATGAGGAGGTAAGAGCCAGTTCCTTGAAATGcaaactgcagaggaaaacaagaacgCTTACTGTATTGGAAATGTGGGGAGGTTTTGCAGGTAACATCCTCTGCACTGAATAGTCTTCCCTGCTCTCCTAATGTGCGGCAGCTCAGCTAAGGGCCTCCTGAGACAGGCTGACTGCCAGGCTCAGGCTGCTCCAGGGCATTTCTGAGCACAGTCCCTCTCAACAAGCAATGACCGGGAAGTCAAGGCCAAATAAttgcaacaaggaaaaaaaccccacatacatatgtatgttcTTAAAGGATCCAGGATGGTTTATGACGTCAGAGCAAATTAACTGACTTCAAAACTCTTTTGCAagtaattttatcatttttgtttatttgcctTGGGCCTGTGTCTTCTCTGCAGGAAATGAAATCGCTGCAAACACAGTCCAGTGGTGATGTGAATGTGGAGGTGAATGCTGCTCCAGGAGAGGATCTGCTGAAAAAACTGAATGATATGAGacaagaatatgaaaatattattcagaaaaacCGTGAAGAGGTTGAAAGGTGGTATGAAAGCAAGGTAAATGGTTACAATTTGAATGTTTatattacaaaagaaaaccGATACCAACTTTTGGCAAGAACTTCCTGTAGATGAATGACACTTTGAATCACAACATCCATTGCTTTTAGGATAAAATGGTAGAAtaccttttattaaaataaaggaaatcaCAAGTGGGCTTGAACTGCGCTGGCAGAGCCATATAATCAAGTTTAAACAGCCCCCATATTACACGTGGCACTGCTTCAACTTGTTGTATTGCCAGATGCTTCCATGATAAACTACCACAATAACATTGTAAGTTAAACTCAAAAACTCCAAAGCtgtatattaatttttcagatggaGGAAGTGAGTCAACAAGTCCAGTCAAGTGGCCAGGAAGTGGAATCAAGCAACCAACAGATCTCTGAGCTGAGACGTGAATATCAGAGCCTGGAAATTGAGCTGCAGTCACAAATCAGCATGGTAGGTAATGATTGCTTCTGATCCTCTGATATGCCAAGAACATGTGAGTTGCTGGAATGACAGGATATCAACTATAGCTAGCACTCCATTTAATGAAGCTGCTCGGTGCATCTGACACCATGTAACACTTTTCTCATCTGGGGCATAAGAATGATCTAATCCTGCCACATTCCcataaacactgtattttttctttcattctcagGTACAGTCTTTGCAATCCAACTTGGAAGACACAGAACGTCGCTATAacatgcagctgcagcagatccAGGGTATGATCAGCCCCTTGGAGGAGGAGCTGGCCAGCATTCGCTGTGAGATGGAGAGTCAGAATGAAGAGTACAAGATGCTCCTGGGCATCAAGACTCGCCTGGAACAGGAGATTGCTCAGTACCGGGCACTGCTTGAGGAAGGGCAGCATGATATTAGGTAAGTACATTCAAATTAATTAACATGCCACCTTTGCAAACAGGTGAAGATGAAAGTAGCAATATTTATATTAGGAACTAGTGCAACTAATTCATCATCAACACATTTAGTACAATCACAGGAATTCATATGGAATCTAAATCTTGGCTGGCAGTGTACAAAGCTGTATTATTCTATACTTATTATGAACTGGACAAAAATGTTTACGAAAGTATTGAGAACTATAATTTGCCATTTCTTCTCCTAAATACAATCAGGAAGTACAGttatatatgaaaatgaaaggtaagcaagaaaataactttttcataaATACTCAAGGTACATATTTTGAAAGACTTCTAAAGGCATCcattgtctttctttttcttcttttgtgcaGATCAGTTCATTTGTCCTTAATTCGGATAGTTTAAGACCAGTCCTCCAGAACATGTTTCACACAATAGTACTTTCTCAGGCATAGAAGGAGCTCAGAGGGAGTCAGAAAGTGGCCTTGATACAGCCAACAGGATGCCAGACACTGGTCATGTTGCTATAAATCTTACCCATACATGTCCTTTCCTCCTTACAGCATCTCACAGGGAGGAGCTGGTGGTGgatctgcaggaggaggaggaggaggtcatGGAGGAACTAGCTGGTCTGCTGGAAGAGGAAGTAGTGGAGGAGGAAGTAGCTGGTCCTCAGGTGGAGGAAGCAGTGGAGGAAGAATTGGAGGATCCTATGGAGGAACTTCCTCTTCCAgaggtggaggagaagggagcagaggaagaacaggaggTGGAGCCTGTGGTAAAACCTCAGGTGGAGGAGGTGCCagtggtggaggaggagggggcaaATCCTGCCTTTCCCACTCTTCATCTTCCCAGTCCCAGTCTGGCAACTCTTGTGAAAGCCAAGGTAAAAATTGGAATAAAAGAGTACATAGCAGGAAAGGATATGACAACTTCCTTCCTCATTTGGAAATCTGGAGAtattgttgctatttttttcccaatcgTGTTCTAAGTCCACTCTGACATTTGTTCTCATACAGTAACATATCAACATGGTAGTATTTTCACAAGTGACTCAAATGAAGAGGATGTTATGAAGAGTTCTATCAGAGGATGTGTAGAAAGAGGAAATgaaggggggaaaggaaaaataatcccaATCCAAAGCATGCAGGGAACTAGAGAAGTCAGTAGTTTTGGAGAGAAGTCAGTAGTTTTGGAAAGAAGTCAAATGTTAGAAATGTAACTGGTattaagggagaaaaatggtTAAAGCAGGGTAAAATAGTTGGAACACTCAAGACATATAAAATATAAGGGGTATTAGCTGTAAAGTCCTGAAGTAGCAAAAGATGGGGAGTGACCAAAAGGTCTTCTCCATGTCTGATTTCACAGCTGTGGTTCCAGGAGGTGCTGAAAACATGAAGCTCTGCCTGGAAGGGAATAAAACACTGGAGAGAGGAGCAACAATGGAGGAAGTGTCTGAAGCCATAAAAACAATGAGACTGGGTAAGGCTCCAGGTCCTGACAGCATCTCAGACAAATGcctgaaaatgttgaaaattaaCAGGAAGTTATAATTTTTAGAAAGGTTCTCTTCCActtctgagtttttaaaaaaagatggaaaatgatCCTGCTTTGAGGCTTCCATTTATTCCTTCTTATCAAGGAAGTAACAGGGATATTAATCTTAGTTAAGATGTAGTCTGTCTCAAAAACGTGCTGTTTTCTATCACAGACTGGCAGTTGGTCATGGAAATATTGGCTACAGGCCAAAAGGCCTGAAGCCATCAATATAGAAAGTGAGAATACTACACAGACTCTCTTGATGCTGAAAACAAAGGCAGTGAAGTCAGAAAGTTTTTGTATGagtaagatttttttggtaatatttgGTGTAGATGAGatctagtttttaaaaattaataggcTTTGCAAACTCCTTCGTAAAAATTTACTCCTTTGATCAAACATCCTACCTGACTTGCAACAGTCCTATGTATACTAATGCTTCGTAGGcaagattaaaatatattatgttCCATCCATCTTTAACTTATAAAAATTTGTTGTAAATATCCATACACACATGAATACAGATTCTAAGTtcatctgtatttgttttatacTGCTACAGTCACTCTAAATTTAAAGAGAGATTTACACTTACACAGTTGAGAATAGAAGCAGGTCCATGTATTTAATATGATAAAGCTGCAAACACATGTGGTTGTACAAATATTAAGTCTGACACTGTTCTAACCTTTCCAGAAcgctgagaaaaaaatctagtccACTGAGAACTGCACAGTCTAAAATTATGAAGtaacaaaaagattaaaaatgctgaatgagataacatttcttcaaagaaattcTTGCTTCCCTTCATCTTTCAACAGGGAGTTTTAGAAAGTCCGAGGACTGATTGGAAAAACCAGCATCTTCCACTGCAGGACCTTACCAGTGGGCCTTTGGACCAAGCAAGACTATACCAAGCATGTCGAATCATGCCTCTGCAAAGAGCAAGAGCAAACACTTGTTCAAGTTACTCAACACTGCTCACTCCAGGGGCTCATCAGAACTCTCTGGATAGCCTACCTGCTTCTTCTATCTTCATTTCTGTGCCTAATCACTGTTACCTGAGTTAAACTACTGTGATTGGTAttcctgtgaaaagaaaaaaaacccacacaacccCCCCAAATGCTAATAAATCTTTGCTTCTCTCTGATGCAACCAGAAAGCCATGTCTGGGAGAAATTTCCTTTGGCGGACATTTTTGTTTGAATCAATTACAAATATCAAGCCCTACCTGTGGAATACACAATAACATGTCAGATTATGCATAAGACCCAAAACTTTGCAGCAACATATTCACCATTTAAGACTAACTCGGCAAAACTTTGAAGAATACACTACCAGGTACAACACTCTGGTGGTCCCTGCAATAGGAAAACAGTCAAAACCCTGACTCGTTTCTGCTATTAACTTCTATCAGGGAAAAAGAGGGTGGGTTTAAGGAACTGACTATTCCCTAGaaagcttcttaaaaaaatcttcctaaggaatcattaaaatgcattaagaAACTTTTTTATCATGGAATTTAAAGATGGAAATTTTCAGCTCCCAGTGCCAAAACACCCCCGAGTGCAGAACTTAAATCATGTACAATTAATTATCCAAAATGAACACATTTTGAGTGCTACCTGCTTTGGTACACATTGGATAACAAGTGGATAGAAGTTCAGTAATAGGATAACCCTACTTTGTGACAGTAGTTATctgtactgtaaaataaattcataaagCTGGAGTATGAACCAAATTGCATGCATATGGTCTTAGAGAAGGCTAGTTTTACTGATCATAACCATGCCTTGCCATCTGGTAGCTGTAAAATACCTGGCCTCTTCTATGTATTTCCACTTCAGGGCATTTCTCATGTCTAAGTATGGACAGGTATACGTTTTGCAAAGAAGACCGGCAAATTATTCATATTTAGGATGTGATTTTACAAAACCCAGTGGTAggttgagagaaaaaaaaagatattcaaGAAAAAAGATTCCCAAAACAATTTTAAGGTTTGCCTACAGATCACACAGTAGAGGGACTGCTTACAGTGGTAAGTGTGCAAATGCCCTAAAAGATAGAGATcgaatttttctctttgttttaattatagCCATGTTTCCCTCCTTTATGCCATGGGCAGGTGCTAATTGGCCAGAAGGCTCCCTCTGCCCGCTCCCCCATGCTGTATCCCTTACAGTGCCTTTCACTTCTGTTGAGGGTAATTAAAGTGTGGGATCTGCATAAGCAGAACTTCCATGGCTGAATTGCTGAAATTAACTATATGGGGAAATTcacttgaaaataattcagaggGCTTCTCACATGACACCTGTTCACTAATACATTCTTTATTCCTTGCATTTCTTGACTCGCCTGCTTAAACACAAACAAAGGGAACCAGATAGGAGTAACACTGCAGTAAGTTTTCCTCTCTCAGTTTTACAGTCAcgagttttgttttttcactctGAGGAAGCCATCACCCACTGGAGAAGGTTGAGAAACACAGATTGAGTGGGAGACCGTGGGAATGGGAATCCTGAATGCCCAAGTTCTAGGCAGATGTGTGCCAGTGATTCACTGCATTGCCTTATGCCAGGCTCTCAGCCAATGTGATTAGTATTTgaatagaaaacaaatctaagaagaaaattcttttctgaCCAGTGTCTCTATGGAGGCCTGAGGAATTGGCTAATCTTCATGAAGGACTACTTTATACATAAGCATGCACTGATATCCCTGACCTGACATGCTAAGAGACGGTGTTGATTACATTTGCAAGGACACCCCTATCTCCCTCCTACTGCAAAATTGcgtacttcatttttaaagcccTTGCAGCATCAAATCATACTTGTCTCTATATTGCTAGCTGTCCCCTCAACCTACTTTCTCTGATTGCTCTGCTAGTTTTACACCTCTTGCAGGCTGTGGCAATTTTTTCTTAGACCTGCCTATTCACGATACTAAACTAACAGCCCAAATTAAAGAATATTCTCAATACAGGAGCCCTGCTTCTCATACCTCCTCTAAGAATCTGCCAAGTTAATCTCAAAAATCCTTCTGCTGAGTGGTGCTTCCTGGCTTTTATAGGGTGATTTACGGGCCATCACCTGACCTCTGCCCTTACAGCAACACCCGGGAGGCTATTAATGAGGTCAGATACAATTTATGTGGAAGAGTAGTCTGTGCTGGAGCTTGCTGCTCTGTACCAtcacagcagctctggggaCTACTCATACCTCTCACTCCTTGATCCTacacttctttcaaaaaatgtaaCTTACTTTTAGTATTTTTACTGCCAGTTATCTAATTATCTAGCATATATGCATCTAAccttgcagaagaaattctaCTGAAACAAGTCCTTGTGAGAGCAAAGCAGAACGAAACTTGAAGAGTTTAAAGCGTGGGAAGAAGAATCCACATGGCAATGAGGCAGTTCAGTACTGTATCAGAGAAACCAGTACTACAGTACAAACATGCAAACATTAGAATGCAATGTGTTGTAATATGCTATGCAATTCTGCTGCTGATTTAAATGCTTACATTGATATGTTATAATCGTGTgcagaaataagtaaaaatttCTGAGCAATTaggataaataaaataatactacTATTACTTCTTTTACTACTCAGCATCGATTGTACTGTCTTCTTCCTTACCTAAAATCTGTACCTTTCTTAACAAGGTGTTCTTATAATGTTCCTTGCATGTAATGAGTCTGCATCTATAATGCAAATAAGCTTCATAATAAAGTTTATTTGCTATACATTACAGTATgtgacaaaataaatacaagccACTgatacacttaaaaaaatacctaCCTAATGATGGCATTAGTGCTCATtacagacaaaaagaagaatgaatttAGATGGTTTCTTACCATACCCTGGAATAAAGTGCCAGTTtaaatattctttcctttttccattttgtgtaTACAAAATCTGCATCCAGGTTATCACTAGCATTTGCTTACTGAGAGAACAGGCTtgtaataataacaacaatgCAAAAAAACTTATGTGGAGGAACATAGCTAGAAGACCAAAACTACTGCAAAGCAGGAGTAACAAATACAAATACTATAGTGTCAGGTGTCAAAGCTTAGGGCATGCTTAAAGTGGGACTCCAGCAATACTAAGAGTAGTGAGGAGAACCTTGCACTTGCATGCATTTTGTTAGGCATTAATCAGCATAATAAGCTTTAATTTTATGAGCACAACATGTTGCAATTCGGATACTTATCTGGTGTTCCTATTAGGGctctgagaagaaaattgtGGTACATGTTAGAACAAGACCTTCAGAACAACCTTAGGCAAAAATAAACCTGCACACACACTCCTGTATGTTTGGCTTCAGTACTCCCAGAGCAATTCATTTGTCCATTTGAAGGCATAGATGTAATTTCAAAATTGCCTATGCATATATTCTGCTGATGTCTCTTTTGTTTAGCATTAATTGTTAGCCCTATTAATTGTCACATGCTACACAGTCTATGGGCTACAGAATTTAGTACAGCAAAGTATGCCATTTCACTGCACTgttggggggagaaggaagaaactagCAAATCTTTCTAGAGCCCACCCATCTCAACTTGAATGTCCTAGTGGTTCTTCACTTTTATGAGGGGGTAACACAGGTTGCTTAGGCAGTCATTTGTTTAAAGtgttggggggtgtgtgtgtgataaTAATTCTCTACACGGACAATCAAGGAGGAGCCAGATCCCCAAAGGCAGTAGGCATAAACAGGATTTAGCTACACTTAGACTGGCTGAAGTCCAAAGCTCTGATTCCCAAATGCTGGCTCAGTGGGTATTTAACCACCTTGAATTACTACATTCACTAAATCTTACTTTTTGACTAACAAGTtcttcaggctgcttctgcacTTGCTCAGACCAGGCTGAAGCTAAGGGCAGCAAGTACCAGCTCCATTCCACTTCCCACTGGCAAGCAGAGACCATGCAGGTTGCTCCTGAAGTGTGTGTAAACCCCGTgctgagctcagcccagcagcatGCCTCCCAGAGGCCAGCATGACCTTCCCCCCTGTAAAACGCTTCAAGAAGAGTGGATGCCTTTCTTTCATACAACGCATTAGTTGTAGTAACAGAAAGTACAATATGCAGATTAGTGCTTTTGCAGGCTGGGATTCAAATCCCTATGTTCCATCTCGCAGGGTACTGCAGTAATCAAAGGCATTAAGGTGACAGAACAGCTGTAGATGCCCACAGCCTAGGGGATCCAAGGCTGCTTATCCCAAATGGACTGAGGCACTTAAACTCTAGAGAGAGACAGGAGACCTTGTTGGCAGATGCTCTTATCATGCCCTCCAGCTGTTACAGGCaatatgaaaaatgctgttcCATTCTGGtaccaacaaaaaaatatattcctgtCCCATTGACTTCACCCTGTAGGAGACTGGGGTAATCACAGGGGGACAACTCTCTGATTCTGGCTCAGAAAGTGTTAGAAATGATAACTGGCAGCTGATAGGCAGTAATTAGCAGCCTGTAAACTGTCTGTCAGCTGTAGGGCACAAAAACCTTGACCCATGGTTGTCACattcaaatgacaaaaatgaTGTGTACATTTTCAGGATCTGAACAACAGGCATTCTTCCCATCAACCTACTTGCATGGAAGATGCAAGTTACCCTGCACAAAAATGTGCACTAGGAGAGTGCTAGAGGTTTTAAACTTGACAGGCAAGCTTACTACTGCCTTAATAGTCCTTGCTTCCTTTGCTGGGTCTAATCAAAATTTCTTTGGAAGTTATTGTGATTTCACTAGAACATTATGAAATGAAGTAGGAATGAAGAGCGAGCACAGACTCCTAGGTGAAAAAAGATCCTCTCTTCTTACAAAAGTTTCTGGTAAGAGTGATGGGAAGAGATTATTAAATAGATCAAGAGAATAAAATCTAGCACTTGCCTGAGGTATGGCATCAGAATGACATTGAATTAAGGGgaaatgttttaactttttggtGCACAGACACAAAAGTGAGAATACATTTTCTCCAGGTCTGTTTTGaatgcagcagctccagcctgtTTTAAAAGTCTCCCAGTTCTGCTAAAATATACAGCAGCGTGGGCTGCTCACAgaatttgtcttcattttgatGCTAGGCAGTCACTTCTTTGATATATATCACAGACACctgattaaaaggaaaacaataacaGAGAGAGGGTGAAAGAATGTCAGCTGTACTTGAAATGTGGCATGTGCTGAGCTTAACAAGAAGCAGTATGCAGTGTCAAAACATTCAAATACTCTGCAGGGTGAGTAATGCTGGTAGCTGTGGTAATAAATGTCCTTATTCTGGTCTGATTTGGAAATAGCAATGTTATATAGCATACTGGATGCTGTATCAACACAAAAACATTAATGATTAAACTGTGCATCATATATaagaaagagatgagaaaaggTCCTAAAATTACCGGTTCCTTTTAGGTAATTCCATAAATTATAAACTTTACGTCATCCATATAACACATTAGTGGAAAGCATCAGAACAAAAATTTGTGAAGGCTCTTTAAATGacctcagaaaggaaaaattcgTCCTGTCCACAGCATGGATCTTCTCTGGTTTGTAAATATTCgcacagttaaatatttaataaccaataaattaaaatatgccAGGATGGAATTCAATGTATGCAAATTTACAAGAGGATGAAGTACTCATAGTTCACCTGTATTTTTCAGGTACCTTAGTATTGTAGTCCAAAGAGACATACTACATTTTTGAGAACACAGTGactgtgaaagaaacaaaatatcacaagggaaaattttcagctgttAAGAATACAGCATATCCTAATAGCCAGCAGGATTTCTATAAAAAGCACTAActagtaacaaaaataaaataatagcaaCACTAAAGACAAAAAGGAACATCCTATGAGCATATGACTTAAAAGCTACCAAGATCTAAAGGCAAAATCTTTCATTTGTGTTCCTCCTTTATATATAAGTAGTGGTAATAATAGAgaactaaaatgaaatgttgagGCTATCTGAAGTTCTCCACCCTCAATGGCTtggctctttcttttctttcactgcttttattttttaaagtattttccaaGCATATAATAAGATATGTGCTTATCAGAAGAACCTTCCAGTACAGACAAGTCCCTGCTGTGAACAAACATATATAGAAAAAGACaaccaataaataaaatagcaaacagTGTAGGTTCTCAGAAAGTACATAAACCGATAAAGAGCCTCTTTTGGCAAatgtttttacttgttttagTAATTCCAGAGAATTTTTTGCTCACTATCACTAACAAACCCATAGATTGTTCTAGCTTGTCTATGAAAAGCACCTATAAGGAATATCACCAGAATAACTGATGGAAATTTGAATCTGATAATCAATTTTACTTACCGTAGTGGCATTTGTGAAAAAGCGCCCCCATTGACCAAAATGACATTACCCAGACACAAAGGCAAAAcaacactaaaaagaaaaaacatttttctatagTAAACTACATCTTTCAGCACCAATAACAGAACATGAAGAAGCCCAGAAACTGTGTTTACGCTGCTGAGGTGACACTACCATCCTCCAGCTGTGAATCAAAGAGAAATTATCACATCACCAAGCTACTTGAAATCTTTCATCACCTTTGAGCCATTGAGTATATCAAATAGCAAGATAAAATCAGAGAGCTTTTGAAAGAGATTGCATAAGCAGCAATAAAGCAATGCTGGCAAAAGCACAGTGCAAAGGACAGAACAATAGATTCAGCCAGAAAATGGTAAATAATCCttaatttaacataaaaaagaCCAGAAGTTAAGaggcagaaaatacagtttgtaaAAGAATCATGCACATGAAGACTGATAGCAGAGTGTGAAAAACAACAGCGACATACCATCAACTTCCAAATCAAGGTGGCCTTTGGAAAGCCAGGACTGCATTGCATTGCCATCTACAAGAGCTCTTTTTGAAGATGCtgagaaaagaacagcagaCAACAAATGATAGTTCCTCAGGTGTGCCCTTCTTTGTTCCCTGCACCTGAGGTTTAGGGGGAGATAGCTAAATTTCATAAATACCTTACAGTCATTAGAGGATCAGTAACCAAactgagaggaagaaaggcaatGAAGACATTTCAGTAACAGAACAAAACTGTCACTGGAAAAATGTACAGTTTCTTCCAAGCAAACTGTGACTGTTTGGGTCCATCTACAGCAAGACCACAAATGCTgatggttttgctgttgttt
Proteins encoded in this window:
- the LOC115344415 gene encoding keratin, type I cytoskeletal 13-like → MSCGSKTSKSCLRGSSGGSASSGGGGGGSKYSSASSRRITSTTSGGGRISGSSCGGGSSRSSYGGGASGGSYGKIRRSSYGGGMSGGSCGGGKSGGYYGGGMSGGGYGGGMGCGSMGVGFGSCGSGFGGGYGGSFGGGSGFSGGSFGSGGSFGSGGFHGGNVGILSNDEKLTMQSLNERLASYLATVRNLEMENAQLEQLIREWYQKQGPTGTKDYSHYYGKIEDLQNQLVTAAVETNRVLLDLDNTRMTAEDFRIKYETEYGLRQNVEADINSLRPLLDNLTLSRSDLEMQFESLKEEMIDLKKNHEEEMKSLQTQSSGDVNVEVNAAPGEDLLKKLNDMRQEYENIIQKNREEVERWYESKMEEVSQQVQSSGQEVESSNQQISELRREYQSLEIELQSQISMVQSLQSNLEDTERRYNMQLQQIQGMISPLEEELASIRCEMESQNEEYKMLLGIKTRLEQEIAQYRALLEEGQHDISISQGGAGGGSAGGGGGGHGGTSWSAGRGSSGGGSSWSSGGGSSGGRIGGSYGGTSSSRGGGEGSRGRTGGGACGKTSGGGGASGGGGGGKSCLSHSSSSQSQSGNSCESQGGAENMKLCLEGNKTLERGATMEEVSEAIKTMRLGSFRKSED